One region of Streptococcus salivarius genomic DNA includes:
- the gtfB gene encoding accessory Sec system glycosylation chaperone GtfB, producing the protein MINLFENYSQGSWDLHYSLIVAGYVNTTVCLSDDGFLPSDVTSPYLYFTGFDKVQGSALYFNQVPVPDYWEIIGTNSNAEIFRFDKKRGHIHYAHPAHQRLVKAVDWYDESGRLRVTDRYNNKGYRFSQTTYNVKQEATITSYFTPDNKEVIVINHLTKDVILNWKDKVYIFKNKSEFVVFYLKEAGYDLSRILYNSLATPFLTTMNLPNSGQDVLFWQEPITDSVPGNMRLLLESNHRQTKIVVQDYTAYTNLLKLVSPEQASRVAFLGFMYPFARQNNFQNQALILTNSDQIEHLESIVSEVPTMHYHVGAITEMSSRLMDLAKYSNVSLYPNITTEQVKRLYKEADFYLDINHQNEILSATRAAFENNLLILAFTNTSHGPEYTAPSNIFSPMNAGQFKQTLKEALGNRDFLSHLLDRQREHAHVATPEDYKKVIG; encoded by the coding sequence ATGATTAATTTATTTGAAAACTATAGTCAGGGTAGTTGGGATCTCCATTACTCACTGATTGTCGCTGGCTATGTGAATACAACAGTTTGTCTTTCAGATGATGGCTTTCTGCCTAGTGATGTGACCTCACCCTACCTTTATTTCACTGGTTTTGACAAGGTTCAAGGTTCTGCACTTTACTTTAATCAGGTACCTGTGCCTGACTACTGGGAAATTATAGGAACGAATAGCAATGCGGAAATCTTCCGTTTTGATAAGAAACGTGGTCATATTCATTATGCCCATCCTGCTCACCAACGTCTGGTTAAAGCAGTTGACTGGTATGATGAGTCAGGACGCTTGCGCGTGACTGATCGCTACAATAACAAGGGTTACCGATTCTCACAAACAACCTATAATGTTAAGCAAGAAGCGACCATTACCAGCTATTTCACTCCAGACAACAAGGAAGTTATCGTCATCAACCATTTGACTAAAGACGTTATCTTGAATTGGAAAGACAAGGTCTACATTTTCAAAAATAAATCTGAATTTGTCGTCTTCTATCTTAAAGAAGCTGGTTATGATTTGAGTCGTATTCTATACAACTCATTGGCGACACCTTTCTTGACAACTATGAATCTTCCAAATTCTGGTCAAGACGTTCTCTTCTGGCAAGAGCCAATCACTGATTCAGTTCCTGGAAATATGCGTCTGCTTCTTGAGAGCAACCATCGTCAGACTAAGATTGTTGTACAAGATTACACAGCTTATACGAATCTTCTAAAGTTGGTTAGTCCAGAGCAGGCTTCTCGCGTGGCCTTCCTTGGATTCATGTATCCATTTGCCCGTCAGAACAACTTCCAAAATCAAGCGCTTATCTTGACCAATTCAGACCAGATTGAACATTTGGAAAGTATTGTCAGTGAAGTGCCTACCATGCATTATCATGTTGGAGCAATCACAGAAATGTCCAGTCGCTTGATGGATTTGGCTAAATATAGTAATGTTAGCCTTTACCCTAATATTACAACAGAGCAGGTTAAGCGTCTTTATAAGGAAGCTGATTTCTACTTGGATATTAACCATCAAAATGAAATCTTGTCAGCGACACGTGCTGCCTTTGAAAATAACTTGCTTATCCTTGCCTTTACGAACACTAGCCATGGTCCTGAGTATACCGCGCCAAGTAATATCTTCTCACCAATGAATGCTGGGCAATTTAAGCAAACACTTAAAGAAGCCTTGGGCAACCGTGACTTCCTCAGTCACTTGCTTGATCGCCAACGTGAGCACGCTCATGTAGCAACACCAGAAGATTATAAGAAGGTTATTGGTTAG
- a CDS encoding GNAT family N-acetyltransferase, with the protein MTLEVRNIYPLTPTFKKVASLYEAAFPVEERLPLWQLSWNSLKRGQSFLAYFDQEVFVGLTYAIYTDNLVYLLFLAVEESKQSQGYGSQILAQVKKEAGVRPCVLTIEPMDEKDASNRNQRLKRLAFYERNGYQLLNHFYFEGTERYQILTTDRSICLADLEQDLAKTFLGKYGIRVE; encoded by the coding sequence ATGACATTAGAGGTTCGTAACATTTATCCTCTGACACCAACATTTAAGAAGGTCGCTTCGCTTTATGAAGCGGCTTTTCCTGTGGAGGAGAGACTACCACTTTGGCAATTATCTTGGAACAGCTTGAAAAGAGGACAATCTTTCTTGGCCTATTTTGATCAGGAAGTCTTCGTTGGCTTGACCTATGCCATTTATACTGACAACCTGGTCTACCTACTTTTTCTTGCAGTTGAGGAAAGTAAACAATCTCAGGGATATGGCAGTCAGATTTTGGCACAAGTTAAGAAAGAAGCAGGAGTACGACCGTGTGTGCTTACGATTGAACCCATGGATGAGAAGGATGCTTCTAACCGGAATCAGCGCTTAAAACGTTTAGCATTTTATGAGCGAAATGGCTATCAGCTATTGAATCACTTCTATTTCGAAGGGACTGAACGCTATCAAATTTTGACAACGGATAGGAGCATTTGTTTAGCTGATTTGGAGCAGGATCTAGCTAAGACCTTCTTAGGAAAATATGGTATAAGGGTTGAGTAG
- the rplU gene encoding 50S ribosomal protein L21, which yields MSTYAIIKTGGKQVKVEVGQAIYVEKINAEAGSEVTFNEVVLVGGDKTVVGTPVVEGATVVGTIEKQGKQKKVVTFKYKPKKGSHRKQGHRQPYTKVVINAINA from the coding sequence ATGAGCACATACGCAATCATCAAAACTGGTGGAAAACAAGTTAAAGTTGAAGTAGGTCAAGCAATCTACGTTGAAAAAATCAACGCTGAAGCAGGATCAGAAGTAACTTTTAACGAAGTTGTTCTTGTCGGTGGTGATAAAACTGTAGTAGGTACTCCAGTTGTTGAGGGAGCTACTGTTGTCGGAACTATCGAAAAACAAGGTAAACAAAAGAAAGTTGTTACTTTCAAATACAAACCTAAAAAAGGTAGCCACCGTAAACAAGGTCACCGTCAACCTTATACAAAAGTTGTTATCAACGCTATCAACGCGTAA
- the gtfA gene encoding accessory Sec system glycosyltransferase GtfA: MTVYNINLGIGWASSGVEYAQAYRSTIFKNTGIKAKFVFMDMFLQDNLSDLTRNMGFADEDIIWLYSYFTDLKIAPTTYTVKDLEKEIPYDITRREINGKVVKLFCAKEDIFYAAYLRKEGEDIVHRVEKVSRGCLIRKDFYSYTKMFTEYYTPVDNKAHLYQRRFFNEDGSVAYDEIVDGKDSVFRFPDKILSSKHEFIAYFMSQLGLTDQDIVILDRATGTGQAVFRNTKPAKLGVVVHAEHFSENAVTDKTILWNNFYEYQFSNADKVDFFITATERQRSIMLDQFNKYTPFTPHIVTIPVGSVDKLRKPEGERKPFSIITASRLANEKHVDWLAKAVVKAKESLPQVNFDIYGTGAEEAKLKAIIEENQAQDYIHLKGHQDLTEVYKDYELYLSGSKSEGFGLTLLEAVGSGLGMIGFDVRYGNQTFIKDNENGYLIPRFEKDDEPAIVAALAEKIVAFFNRSDLDHVHQVSYDIAKGFLTEEIEQKWLNLVKEMTSHD; encoded by the coding sequence ATGACTGTTTATAACATCAATTTAGGAATCGGTTGGGCATCAAGTGGTGTTGAGTACGCCCAGGCCTATCGTTCTACAATTTTCAAAAACACAGGTATTAAGGCCAAATTTGTCTTTATGGATATGTTCTTGCAGGACAATCTTTCTGATTTGACCCGTAACATGGGGTTTGCGGATGAAGACATCATCTGGCTCTACAGCTATTTTACAGACCTAAAAATTGCTCCAACGACCTATACTGTCAAGGATTTGGAAAAGGAAATTCCTTATGACATCACGCGTCGTGAGATTAATGGTAAAGTGGTTAAGCTTTTTTGTGCCAAGGAAGATATCTTCTATGCAGCCTACTTGCGTAAAGAAGGTGAAGATATTGTTCACCGTGTGGAAAAAGTATCGCGTGGTTGCTTAATCCGTAAAGATTTTTACTCTTACACTAAGATGTTCACGGAGTACTACACACCGGTAGACAATAAGGCTCACCTCTATCAACGCCGTTTCTTTAATGAAGATGGTAGTGTTGCCTATGATGAAATTGTTGATGGTAAGGATAGTGTCTTCCGTTTTCCAGATAAGATTTTGTCATCTAAGCATGAATTTATCGCTTACTTCATGTCGCAACTTGGTCTAACTGACCAAGATATCGTCATCTTGGACCGTGCAACTGGTACCGGACAGGCTGTTTTCCGTAACACCAAACCTGCTAAGCTTGGGGTTGTGGTTCATGCAGAGCACTTTAGTGAAAATGCTGTGACAGACAAGACTATTTTATGGAATAACTTCTACGAGTACCAATTCAGCAATGCAGATAAGGTTGATTTCTTTATCACAGCGACAGAACGTCAACGTAGCATTATGCTAGATCAGTTCAATAAATACACACCATTTACACCTCATATCGTAACCATCCCTGTGGGAAGTGTGGATAAACTGAGAAAGCCTGAAGGAGAGCGTAAACCATTCTCAATCATCACAGCCTCACGTTTGGCCAATGAAAAACACGTGGACTGGTTGGCCAAGGCTGTCGTTAAGGCTAAAGAAAGTCTGCCGCAAGTAAACTTTGATATCTATGGAACAGGTGCTGAAGAGGCTAAACTTAAGGCCATTATCGAGGAAAATCAAGCTCAGGATTATATCCACCTTAAAGGTCACCAAGACTTGACAGAAGTCTACAAGGACTACGAACTTTACCTATCAGGTTCTAAGAGTGAAGGGTTTGGCTTGACACTTCTAGAAGCTGTGGGATCTGGTCTAGGTATGATTGGTTTTGATGTTCGTTATGGGAACCAAACCTTTATCAAGGATAATGAGAATGGCTACCTCATTCCTCGTTTTGAAAAAGATGATGAGCCTGCTATCGTAGCTGCCTTGGCAGAGAAAATTGTAGCCTTCTTCAATCGCTCAGATTTGGATCATGTTCATCAAGTCTCTTATGATATTGCCAAAGGCTTTTTGACAGAGGAAATCGAGCAGAAGTGGCTTAACTTAGTAAAGGAGATGACTAGTCATGATTAA